In Arachis hypogaea cultivar Tifrunner chromosome 2, arahy.Tifrunner.gnm2.J5K5, whole genome shotgun sequence, a genomic segment contains:
- the LOC112749095 gene encoding uncharacterized protein produces the protein MSFSKKLPLVLLFSSLFIHASLGELVCEDLPKDLCAFSIASSGKRCLLETERAADGGVEYQCRTSEAVVERMSEYIETDQCVADCGVDRSSVGISSDAFFEPQFTGKLCSPACYKNCPNIVDLFFNLAAGEGVYLPELCEKHKTNPHRVMVELISSGVAAPGPVSNNLSEDISSASAPSPQ, from the exons ATGTCTTTCTCAAAGAAATTGCCTTTGGTTCtcttgttttcttcccttttcatCCATGCATCTTTAG GTGAGTTGGTATGTGAGGACTTGCCAAAGGACTTGTGTGCATTCTCAATAGCCTCCTCAGGGAAGAGGTGTTTGTTAGAGACAGAGAGAGCGGCGGACGGCGGCGTGGAGTACCAATGCCGGACGTCAGAAGCCGTGGTGGAGAGGATGTCGGAGTACATCGAGACGGACCAATGTGTGGCGGATTGTGGCGTTGATAGGAGCTCAGTTGGGATCTCATCTGATGCTTTCTTTGAGCCACAATTCACCGGCAAGCTTTGCTCCCCAGCTTGTTACAAGAATTGCCCTAACATTGTTGACCTTTTCTTCAACTTGGCTGCTGGAGAGG GAGTGTATTTGCCAGAGTTATGTGAGAAGCACAAGACAAACCCACACCGAGTCATGGTTGAGTTAATAAGTTCAGGAGTTGCAGCCCCAGGACCTGTTTCTAATAATCTCTCTGAAGATATTTCATCAGCATCTGCTCCTTCTCCACAGTGA